One Malania oleifera isolate guangnan ecotype guangnan chromosome 10, ASM2987363v1, whole genome shotgun sequence genomic region harbors:
- the LOC131165704 gene encoding probable serine/threonine-protein kinase PBL19, protein MKCFSYFRDKIRSREQRSAPELKGLNKADSSPTGDGVIKSSFSATSPRSIPELYEEKAHNLRVFIFSDLRNATNNFSRLLKIGEGGFGCVYKGLIKPANGQGEHIVVAIKKLNKDGFQGHKQWIAEVQFLGVVEHPNLVKLIGYCAVDGERGIQRLLVYEFMPNKSLEDHLFNKAYPPLSWQTRLQIVLGAAQGLAYLHEELEVQVIYRDFKSSNVLLDKDFEPKLSDFGLAREGPTAGNTHVSTAVVGTRGYAAPDYIETGHLTTKSDVWSFGVVLYEILTGRRSLERNRQRTEQKLLDWVKQFPAESSKFSMIMDPRLENQYRTSAARKVAKVADSCLLKSAKDRPKMSQVVENLKQIIQASDEGSSSKKIFETFKDDPDVSDKKPNQTEVSESSKRRMAHLARLSEHVDGISKRGLIIMQRAKVVVN, encoded by the exons ATGAAGTGTTTCTCCTACTTCAGGGATAAAATCAGAAGCAGGGAACAAAGATCAGCCCCGGAACTGAAAGGCCTTAACAAAGCAGATAGTTCGCCAACGGGAGATGGGGTGATCAAATCTTCATTTTCGGCAACTTCTCCGCGTAGTATCCCGGAACTCTATGAAGAGAAGGCTCACAATTTGCGAGTCTTCATCTTCTCAGATCTCAGAAATGCTACTAACAATTTCAGTAGGCTGCTTAAGATTGGGGAAGGCGGATTTGGGTGTGTGTATAAGGGTTTAATCAAGCCCGCGAATGGGCAGGGTGAACATATTGTTGTTGCCATTAAAAAGCTTAACAAGGATGGCTTTCAG GGTCATAAACAATGGATAGCAGAAGTACAATTTCTTGGTGTTGTAGAGCATCCAAACCTTGTCAAACTTATTGGATACTGTGCTGTAGATGGAGAAAGAGGGATCCAGCGGCTACTCGTCTATGAGTTCATGCCCAACAAAAGTTTAGAAGATCATCTTTTCAATAAAGCATACCCTCCTCTTTCTTGGCAAACAAGATTGCAAATAGTACTTGGAGCAGCTCAGGGATTGGCTTATCTGCATGAAGAGTTGGAAGTCCAG GTGATATATCGAGATTTCAAATCATCAAATGTGCTCTTGGATAAAGATTTCGAGCCAAAGCTTTCAGATTTTGGTCTTGCTAGGGAGGGGCCGACAGCTGGAAATACTCATGTTTCAACAGCG GTTGTCGGGACACGTGGGTATGCTGCCCCAGATTACATTGAAACAGGCCATCTAACAACCAAGAGTGATGTGTGGAGTTTTGGTGTGGTACTGTATGAGATCCTTACAGGAAGACGGTCATTGGAAAGAAACCGACAGAGGACAGAGCAGAAACTTTTGGATTGGGTAAAACAATTCCCTGCTGAGAGCAGTAAATTCAGCATGATAATGGACCCGCGACTTGAAAACCAATATCGTACAAGTGCTGCTCGAAAAGTTGCTAAGGTAGCAGACAGTTGTCTATTGAAGAGTGCAAAAGATCGGCCAAAGATGAGTCAAGTAGTAGAAAATTTGAAGCAGATAATCCAAGCTTCAGACGAGGGAAGCTCTTCGAAGAAAATTTTCGAGACTTTTAAAGATGACCCAGATGTCTCAGATAAGAAGCCAAACCAAACAGAAGTCTCAGAATCCTCAAAGAGACGGATGGCCCATCTGGCTAGACTAAGCGAGCATGTAGACGGGATCAGTAAAAGAGGACTTATCATTATGCAGAGGGCTAAG GTCGTTGTTAATTAG